One genomic segment of Halopiger aswanensis includes these proteins:
- a CDS encoding Rrf2 family transcriptional regulator: MSSIELTPSQKKILRALTNLHKESEGAIKGEDIAEQVDRNPGTIRNQMQSLKALQLVEGVPGPKGGYKPTATAYQALDIQQLDDPVTVTFEHEGDLVEDVVVEEINLSSVHHPELCRAEIHLQGTISDVDEDDPITVGPTPLSKLVIDGRVDGKDDMNNILILRIKDMTAPVDKHEH; this comes from the coding sequence ATGTCGTCCATTGAGCTCACTCCGAGCCAGAAAAAGATTCTCCGCGCACTAACGAACCTCCACAAGGAGTCCGAGGGCGCCATCAAGGGCGAAGACATCGCCGAGCAAGTTGACCGGAACCCGGGAACAATACGCAACCAGATGCAGAGTCTCAAAGCGCTCCAACTGGTAGAAGGCGTTCCCGGCCCGAAAGGCGGCTACAAACCGACCGCTACAGCCTACCAAGCACTCGATATCCAGCAGTTGGACGACCCAGTCACTGTCACCTTCGAGCACGAGGGGGACCTGGTCGAGGACGTCGTTGTCGAGGAAATTAACCTCTCGAGCGTCCACCATCCCGAACTCTGTCGCGCGGAGATTCACCTACAGGGAACCATTAGTGATGTCGATGAGGACGACCCGATCACTGTCGGCCCAACCCCTCTCTCGAAGCTCGTCATTGATGGACGCGTCGACGGGAAAGATGATATGAACAACATTCTCATCCTCAGGATTAAAGACATGACTGCCCCAGTCGATAAACACGAGCATTGA
- a CDS encoding transcription initiation factor IIB → MVWSVRLKEDEHETRQTESDETIATCSECGSSNVVRHSDQGERICEECGLVIEEAMVDLGPEWRAFTHKERQEKSRVGAPTTQTMHDKGLTTQIDWKDKDAYGRSISSKKRSQMNRLRKWQSRIRTKDAGERNLQFALSEIDRMASALGVPRSVREVTSVIYRRALQEDLIRGRSIEGVATAALYAGCRQEGIPRSLEEITEVSRIERIEISRTYRYISNELGLELLPIDPKQYVPRFSSKLDLPQEVEAKAIEIIEETADPLLSGRGPSGFAAAAIYAAALLCNEKRTQKEVADVAQVTEVTIRNRYQEQIERLGIQ, encoded by the coding sequence ATGGTCTGGTCTGTTCGGCTCAAGGAGGATGAACATGAAACGAGGCAAACTGAATCTGACGAAACTATCGCTACATGTTCTGAGTGTGGATCAAGTAACGTAGTCCGACACTCGGATCAAGGTGAGCGAATTTGTGAAGAGTGCGGTCTAGTGATTGAGGAAGCAATGGTTGATTTGGGACCAGAGTGGCGTGCATTTACTCACAAAGAACGACAGGAGAAGTCGCGTGTCGGAGCCCCAACTACCCAGACAATGCATGACAAGGGGCTTACTACCCAGATCGACTGGAAAGATAAGGATGCATACGGCCGTTCGATTTCCTCGAAGAAGCGTTCGCAGATGAACCGGTTACGGAAATGGCAGAGCCGTATCCGGACGAAAGACGCCGGTGAGCGGAATCTCCAGTTCGCGCTCAGCGAGATTGATCGAATGGCCTCGGCACTGGGTGTCCCACGATCGGTTCGTGAGGTAACAAGTGTGATTTACCGGCGAGCGCTTCAGGAAGATCTCATTCGTGGACGATCAATAGAGGGCGTTGCTACAGCTGCACTGTATGCTGGCTGTCGGCAAGAAGGTATTCCGCGCTCATTAGAAGAGATCACAGAGGTTTCGCGTATCGAACGAATAGAGATAAGCCGCACCTACCGGTACATCTCGAACGAGCTCGGTCTTGAACTGCTCCCTATCGATCCGAAGCAGTACGTGCCTCGCTTTAGCTCAAAACTGGACCTCCCGCAGGAAGTCGAAGCTAAAGCCATTGAAATTATTGAAGAGACCGCTGATCCATTACTCTCTGGGAGAGGTCCATCAGGATTCGCTGCTGCCGCTATTTACGCTGCCGCCTTGCTTTGCAACGAGAAACGTACCCAGAAAGAAGTAGCCGATGTCGCCCAAGTCACCGAAGTTACAATTCGTAACCGGTATCAGGAGCAAATCGAGAGGCTTGGCATACAGTAA